In Bradyrhizobium sp. 200, the sequence ACACCGTGCCGGCGCCGTTTACCATGATGTCGGCGATGTCGTCGCGCGACAGCAGCGGCTCCAGCGGGCCGTAGCCGAGCACGTCGTTGCAGATGTCGTCGAGCAGCTCTTCCTGCTCGGCGATCGACATCACGATGTTCTTGATCGCGATGATCTCGTTGACGATGTCGCGGATTTCCTCGCGCGCGGACTCGCCGTCCAGCTTGGCGAGCTGGGCGAGGTCGATCGCCTCGATCAGGGCGCCGAAGATGGTCGCCTTGACCTGGTAATAATTATCGGACCGCCGCGCCTCCATGGTGGGGGCGGGCTGCTGTTTTGCAGGGGCGATCGGCGGCGAAGCCACCACGGGCGCGGCGATCTCGCGCGGTGCTGCTGCGGAGCTGGAAACCGGCTCCGGCGCCTGAAGGGCGGGCTTTACCCGCGTATCGCTATCACTACGCTTACCGAACACGATGGCACTCCACGCGGGCGACCTACTTCTTGGCCCGTAACTTCTCGATCAAAGGCGACAGCAACGAACTTTTCGGCTTCTTGGTCTCGCCGCGGCCGGTGAGCCGCTGCGCGATCTGCAGGAACATCTCGGTGGTGCGATGGGTGGCGGAGATTTCCGCGATCATCTGGCCGTTGTTGGCGGCCGAACCGAAGATTTGCGGCTCGAACGGGATGGTGGCGATCGGGTGGTTTTCGATCGCCTTGGCGAACTCGGCGGCAGGAATCTCCGGCCGCTTCGGGATGCCGACCTGGTTCAGGCAATAGAGCGGCGCGCGATCGTTCGGCCGCGATGCCTTCAGGAGATCGAAGATGTTCTTGGTGTTGCGCAGATTGGCGAGATCGGGCGCCGCGACGATCAGGATGTCGTCGGCCGCGATCAGGGCGCGCTTGGTCCATCCCGACCATTGATGGGGAACGTCGAGCACGATGCAGGGCATCGTGGTGCGAAGCGTGTCGAAGATCGAATCGAACGCCTCGGCGCCGAAATCGTAGACCCGGTCAAGCGTGGCCGGCGCGGCCAGCAGGCTGAGGTGGTCGGTGCATTTCGACAGCAGGCGGTCGAGGAACGCGGTATCGACCCGGTCCGGCGAGAACACCGCATCCGCGATACCCTGCGGCGGGTCCTGATTGTAGTCGAGGCCGGCGGTGCCGAAAGCGAGGTCGAGATCGGCGACCACGGAATCCAGCGCCAGATCGCGTGCGATCGCCCAGGCGACGTTGTGGGCGACGGTGGATGCGCCGACGCCGCCCTTGGCGCCGACGATGGCAATGATGCGGCCGACGGCCTTGGCTTCGGGCGACGAGAACAGGTTGCAGATCGACCGCACGACGTCGATGGCGCTGACCGGGGCGATGACGTAGTCGCTGACGCCGCGGCGGACCAGTTCGCGATAGAGCATGACGTCGTTGATGCGCCCGATCACGATCACGCGGGTTCCGGCGTCGCAGACGGTGGCGAGCTGGTCGAGGCCGGCGAGAATATCGTTGCGGCCTTCGGTCTCCAGGATGATGACGTTCGGGGTCGGCGCCGAGCGGTAGGCCTCGATGGCGGCGGCCATGCCGCCCATCTGGATCTTGAGATGGGCCTTGCCCAGGCGGCGGTCTTCGCCCGCCGACTGAACGGCGGCGGCGGTTTCCACCGTCTCGCAGAAGGCCTGCACCGACACCCGCGGCGCCGGCGCGATGTGATCCTCGGTCGACGGCGCCGTGATTTCCGGCTGCTGTTCTGAATTCTGACGCTCGTAAGTGATCATTTGCCGGTATCGCTGAGTTTGGCCTTTTCGGCATCGGGATAGGTTGTCGCGGTGGGCGTACCCTTGCGATATTTGTCGAAGGCTATGCCACGGCGCGGCGCAAAGGCTGGGGTTTCGGGACGCGGCTGCACGAGATCGGACGGGTTGTCGACCATCGCCGCCAGATTGCGTTGATTGGAGCAGCCGAAATTGTAATAGGGCTTGTTGTCGAAATAGCCCTTGTTGTGGATCGACGGCCCGATATCCTCCGGCCACAGCCCGCACGGACCGGCCACCGCCGAAATCTTCGGATAGTTGAGGCGGATCGCGGCCATGTGCCTGGGATCTTCGGGGCTGTACTGGCGGACATTGACCCCGCGCGGCGGCACGCCGGCGGCGGCAAGCGTCGCACGGATCTCGCGCAGTGAATCCTCGGCCGCCCGCGCGTTCGGCGTATTGACGGGCACGTCGATGCTGATGATGCCGGTGCCCTCCCGCATCCAGGTCTGGCCCAGATACATCACGTCGGCACGCTGGGAGGCGGAGAGGCCGCCGCGTCCGCGGCCGACGAAAACGACGATCGAGCGGTCGGCTTCCTGGACCGCGATCGGATGACGCTGGCGATAGTCGTCAGGCACGCCCGCCGTCGTGACGACGTCGGTGGTGTGCTTGCAGGCACTGAGCGCCACGGAAAGACCGATCAGTGCTCCCGTTAGCCGGAGGGCGCGCTTGGGATCGGCGGGCCTTGTGGGTTTCATCCTGGATGTCATCGTCCCGCCTCAGTCCGTAATAAAGCCGTAAGTGCCGCGATAATTCCGTGCCTTTTCGACGCGGCCCGGAACGCCGTAGATGCGATTGATGCTGCCGAGCAGGTCAGCCTGCGGATCCGACGCGCTGGCAAAGCCGTCATCGGGGCGCGACAGGTCCTTCTGCGCCACCGCACGCACCACATAGGGCGTCACCAGAACCATCAGTTCGGTCTGGTTGTTGACGAAGTCGCGGCTGCGGAACAGCGAGCCGAGAACCGGCAGTTGCGCCAGGCCCGGAAAGCCATTGATGGCCTGTTTGGTCTGGTCCTGAATCAGGCCGGCCATGGCCATCGCGCCGCCGGACGGAATTTCCAGCGTCGTCTCGGCGCGGCGGGTCTTGATCGACGGAATGGTCGTTCCATTCTGGCCGCCAGTCAGAGAGTTTTCGGTCGAGACTTCCGACACTTCGGTCATCACCCGAAGGCTGATTCGTCCCTCCGTCAGCACGACCGGCGTAAAGTTGAGGGAGATGCCGAATTTCTTGAAGCTGACTGTCTGGACGCATTGTCCGATGCCACCACCCGTTGTTGTTTGGCAGCTCACGCCGGTCGGAATGGGAAATTCGCCGCCGGAGATAAAGGTTGCGGACTCGCCGGAAATGGCTGTGAGGTTAGGCTCAGCAAGGGTCCGCACCACGCCGGCGCTTTCCATCGCGCGCAGCGTCGCCTGCACGGATGGCGTCGTACCGAAAGCCCCGGTAAGGGCGTTGCCGGCGACGAGCGGCGCGTTGTTTGCGGTGAACGGGGTGCTGTTTCTGAAATTAACAACCGATGTGCCGTAGGTCAGGTTGGCGCTGAGATCGATGCCCATCTGCTTGATGATCGAGCGCTGGACTTCAGCAAGCGTGACCTTCAACATCACCTGGTCACGGCCGCGAACTGCGATCGAGTTGACGACCTTTTCAGCGCCACCCACCAGGCGGGCGGCGATGTCGGCGGCCTGTTGGGCCTCGATCGGGCTCGCGGCGGTGCCGCTCAATAGCACGCCGTCGCCGACACCCTCGATCAGGATATCCGAATTCGGCAGTGACTGCTTCAGTGCGGCGCGCACGCCGTTGAGGTCGCGCTTGACCGCGATGTCGTAGGCCGCGATCTGCGCGCCCGTGGAATCGAAGAAGACGATGTTGGTCTGGCCGACCGCCGCGCCGATGATATAGGCGCGCTGGGTCGAGCGGACGACGGCGTTGGCAATCTTCGGATCGGCGACCAGCACGTCCTTGATCTCCCGCGGCAGGTCGATCACGATCGACTTGCCGATGCCGAGCGAAACGAACCGCGCGTTCATCTGCCCGTCGGCGGCGGCCGGCGCGACGCGATAGTCGCTCGCGGCCACCGGCGTCAGTGCCGGATTGAGCGTGAGAGCAGCCACGGCCGAAAACGACAGGGCGCGGACGATGAACGTTCGCATCATCGGCTGAACTTCCCTGCACTTCATATCGTGCGTCCTTTTGGTCACTTCTGCACCGTCTGCTGGCTGGCAACGCCGTAACGAATGACGTTGAGATTTTCGCCGCGCTTGTTGATTTGTTCGTCCGGCTTCTCGACCGTGTTGACGTCGGCGATGCTGCGCAGCGCCAGCGTGAGCGAGCCGCCCTGGCGCGATCGCGCCAGCGTCTCGGCCTGCTCGGGTTTCAGTTCGAGGGTGACGGTCTTGCCGACCAGCGTGTTGGTGCCTTCTTTTTCCTTCGGCGCCTGGTCGATCGCAAGAACGCGAACATTGGTCAGGATGACCTCCGCACTGGATATATCCGGGCCGGCTTTGTCCGGATTCTTCTCGCGCCTGGTAAGAAGCACGTCGACCCGGTCGTTCGGCAGGATGAAGCCGCCGGCGCCGGTTTCCGGCGAAATTTCCGTGGAAATGGCGCGGTAGCCGGCAGGCAGGATCGCCGCCATGAAGCCGGAGCCATCGGCCTTCACCAGCTTCTGTTCGCGAATCGGTTCGCCCGCAATGAACGGCGCGCGTGCGATCGAGCCGGTGATCTCCCTGATGGCGTCGGCCTTGCTGGCGCGGCTGATGAAGCTGCTGCTGGCGGACGCGGCCGGCCAAGTCTGCCACTGCAGGTCGTCCGGCTTGACCGAGTGGCCAAGGCCGATATCCGATTTGGCGACGAGAATATCGACGGTCTGCATCTGCGCGACCGGCTGGGCCGGCGCCGGCTTGTCATCGGACCCGCTGGCGAGATATGCGGCAATGCCGCCGGCGCCGATGGCGATGGCCAGGACCACAATGCGTGCGGTATTCATACGCTTCACTTTCCACATTACGCTGCGACGCTTCCGTCGCCGTGATGGGAGTTGACCAGCTATTCGTCAAAGCATGGTTAATGAGGCGTGTGTAAATTGCCTTAACGGAAAGTTAGCGACGCTGGATCAGCGCATGGCGAGGTGAGCGAGGTCGATCGCCTTGATCCATTCGGTCTGCGGATAGACGATCAGCGCGCCGACGGCGAGCGCGATGCCGTAGGGAATTCCGCTCTGCTTGTCGTGCAACCGGTTCAGCCAGGCTTGTCCCGCGAGCAGGGAAGGCAGCGGCCATTGCCGGAACTGAATCAACAGCACCGTCAGCGCGCCGCCGAGCAGCGAGACGTAGAGCAGATAATTGAGCAGGTGGTCGAAACCGAACCAGAGCGCCACGCTGGCTGCGACCTTGGTGTCGCCGCCGCCGACCCATCCCATCGCGAAGC encodes:
- a CDS encoding type II and III secretion system protein family protein; translation: MKCREVQPMMRTFIVRALSFSAVAALTLNPALTPVAASDYRVAPAAADGQMNARFVSLGIGKSIVIDLPREIKDVLVADPKIANAVVRSTQRAYIIGAAVGQTNIVFFDSTGAQIAAYDIAVKRDLNGVRAALKQSLPNSDILIEGVGDGVLLSGTAASPIEAQQAADIAARLVGGAEKVVNSIAVRGRDQVMLKVTLAEVQRSIIKQMGIDLSANLTYGTSVVNFRNSTPFTANNAPLVAGNALTGAFGTTPSVQATLRAMESAGVVRTLAEPNLTAISGESATFISGGEFPIPTGVSCQTTTGGGIGQCVQTVSFKKFGISLNFTPVVLTEGRISLRVMTEVSEVSTENSLTGGQNGTTIPSIKTRRAETTLEIPSGGAMAMAGLIQDQTKQAINGFPGLAQLPVLGSLFRSRDFVNNQTELMVLVTPYVVRAVAQKDLSRPDDGFASASDPQADLLGSINRIYGVPGRVEKARNYRGTYGFITD
- a CDS encoding prepilin peptidase codes for the protein MILDTARLLLFPALMAFAAASDLFTMTISNRVSLALIAGFVALAVLGGMGLHDILLHFGAGAAVLVVAFACFAMGWVGGGDTKVAASVALWFGFDHLLNYLLYVSLLGGALTVLLIQFRQWPLPSLLAGQAWLNRLHDKQSGIPYGIALAVGALIVYPQTEWIKAIDLAHLAMR
- the cpaB gene encoding Flp pilus assembly protein CpaB, producing MNTARIVVLAIAIGAGGIAAYLASGSDDKPAPAQPVAQMQTVDILVAKSDIGLGHSVKPDDLQWQTWPAASASSSFISRASKADAIREITGSIARAPFIAGEPIREQKLVKADGSGFMAAILPAGYRAISTEISPETGAGGFILPNDRVDVLLTRREKNPDKAGPDISSAEVILTNVRVLAIDQAPKEKEGTNTLVGKTVTLELKPEQAETLARSRQGGSLTLALRSIADVNTVEKPDEQINKRGENLNVIRYGVASQQTVQK
- a CDS encoding AAA family ATPase, which translates into the protein MITYERQNSEQQPEITAPSTEDHIAPAPRVSVQAFCETVETAAAVQSAGEDRRLGKAHLKIQMGGMAAAIEAYRSAPTPNVIILETEGRNDILAGLDQLATVCDAGTRVIVIGRINDVMLYRELVRRGVSDYVIAPVSAIDVVRSICNLFSSPEAKAVGRIIAIVGAKGGVGASTVAHNVAWAIARDLALDSVVADLDLAFGTAGLDYNQDPPQGIADAVFSPDRVDTAFLDRLLSKCTDHLSLLAAPATLDRVYDFGAEAFDSIFDTLRTTMPCIVLDVPHQWSGWTKRALIAADDILIVAAPDLANLRNTKNIFDLLKASRPNDRAPLYCLNQVGIPKRPEIPAAEFAKAIENHPIATIPFEPQIFGSAANNGQMIAEISATHRTTEMFLQIAQRLTGRGETKKPKSSLLSPLIEKLRAKK
- a CDS encoding CpaD family pilus assembly protein is translated as MKPTRPADPKRALRLTGALIGLSVALSACKHTTDVVTTAGVPDDYRQRHPIAVQEADRSIVVFVGRGRGGLSASQRADVMYLGQTWMREGTGIISIDVPVNTPNARAAEDSLREIRATLAAAGVPPRGVNVRQYSPEDPRHMAAIRLNYPKISAVAGPCGLWPEDIGPSIHNKGYFDNKPYYNFGCSNQRNLAAMVDNPSDLVQPRPETPAFAPRRGIAFDKYRKGTPTATTYPDAEKAKLSDTGK